From Candidatus Atelocyanobacterium thalassa isolate ALOHA, a single genomic window includes:
- the recA gene encoding recombinase RecA: MSSTTNNNDKEKALDLVLNQIERNFGKGAIMRLGDAAKMKVETVSTGALTLDLALGGGLPKGRIIEIYGPESSGKTTLTLHAIAEVQKAGGVAAFVDAEHALDPSYASVLGVDIDNLLVAQPDTGESGLEIVDQLVRSSAVDIIVIDSVAALVPRAEIEGEMGDTQVGLQARLMSKALRKIAGNVGRSGCLVVFLNQLRQKIGVTYGSPEVTTGGTALKFYASVRLDIRRIQTLKKGTEGEYGIRAKVKVAKNKVAPPFRIAEFDIIFGQGISNIGCIIDLAEQTNVISRKGAWYSYNGDNISQGRDNAVKYLEENSEFTKIIEQQVREKLALESLEINASPENN; encoded by the coding sequence ATGTCTTCTACTACAAATAACAATGATAAAGAAAAGGCTTTAGACTTAGTCCTAAACCAAATTGAGCGAAACTTTGGGAAGGGTGCGATCATGCGTCTTGGAGATGCGGCTAAGATGAAAGTAGAAACAGTTTCTACTGGCGCCTTGACACTTGACTTAGCTTTGGGAGGAGGGTTGCCAAAGGGAAGAATAATAGAAATTTATGGACCTGAAAGTTCTGGTAAAACTACATTAACATTGCATGCTATTGCAGAAGTTCAAAAAGCTGGAGGAGTAGCTGCCTTTGTAGATGCAGAACATGCGCTAGATCCAAGCTATGCCTCTGTATTAGGTGTTGATATTGACAATCTTTTGGTAGCTCAACCTGATACGGGAGAATCAGGTTTAGAAATAGTCGATCAATTAGTTCGTTCCTCTGCTGTTGATATTATTGTTATAGATTCTGTTGCAGCGTTAGTTCCTCGAGCTGAAATAGAAGGAGAAATGGGAGACACTCAAGTTGGTTTACAAGCAAGATTGATGAGTAAAGCACTACGAAAAATTGCAGGTAATGTAGGTAGGTCTGGATGTCTAGTCGTTTTTCTGAATCAATTAAGGCAGAAAATTGGAGTTACTTATGGAAGTCCTGAAGTGACAACTGGTGGAACTGCACTTAAATTCTATGCATCAGTACGTTTAGATATTCGACGTATTCAAACTTTAAAGAAAGGAACTGAAGGTGAGTATGGAATTAGAGCTAAAGTAAAAGTAGCTAAAAACAAAGTTGCCCCACCATTTCGAATTGCCGAGTTTGATATTATTTTTGGTCAAGGAATTTCCAACATAGGGTGCATAATTGATTTAGCAGAACAAACTAATGTAATTAGTAGGAAAGGGGCATGGTATAGCTATAACGGAGACAATATTTCTCAAGGAAGAGATAATGCTGTTAAATATTTAGAAGAAAACTCTGAATTTACAAAAATTATTGAACAACAAGTTCGTGAAAAATTAGCTTTAGAATCTTTAGAAATAAATGCTTCTCCAGAAAATAATTAA